A portion of the Algisphaera agarilytica genome contains these proteins:
- a CDS encoding RNA polymerase sigma factor: MTVQLHERPSESAAPPMTDSDPAADPDLLQPHEADLLRYANHLLGRTPGAADVVQDTFARFWAQPDDTRQRLCEANAHPGRDPHSRLRAWLFTVCRNRAFDVRKKERRMTPLTAPVSDAQTHPAPGPDQQAEQRDTHDAVLRRLADLPDAQQEVVRLKFQAGLSYKQIAEVTGLTVSGVGVHLHHALKTLRQQMNPAN; the protein is encoded by the coding sequence ATGACTGTACAACTCCATGAACGCCCTTCCGAATCTGCCGCCCCGCCCATGACCGATTCCGACCCCGCAGCCGATCCCGACCTGCTTCAGCCCCACGAGGCGGACCTGTTGCGTTACGCCAACCACCTCCTGGGCCGAACGCCTGGAGCCGCGGACGTGGTTCAGGACACCTTCGCCCGGTTCTGGGCCCAGCCGGATGACACCCGGCAGCGCCTCTGCGAAGCCAACGCCCACCCCGGCCGCGACCCGCACAGCCGACTCCGGGCCTGGCTCTTCACCGTCTGCCGCAACCGGGCGTTCGACGTCCGCAAGAAGGAGCGACGCATGACCCCACTCACCGCCCCGGTGTCCGACGCCCAGACCCACCCCGCCCCGGGCCCCGACCAGCAGGCCGAGCAACGCGACACCCACGACGCGGTGCTCCGCCGACTGGCCGACCTGCCCGACGCCCAGCAAGAAGTCGTCCGCCTCAAGTTCCAGGCCGGGCTCAGCTACAAGCAGATCGCCGAGGTCACCGGCCTCACCGTCTCGGGCGTCGGCGTCCACCTCCACCACGCCCTCAAAACCCTGCGCCAGCAAATGAACCCCGCCAACTGA